In Ruminococcaceae bacterium BL-4, one DNA window encodes the following:
- the azlD gene encoding branched-chain amino acid / methionine exporter (Evidence 2a : Function from experimental evidences in other organisms; PubMedId : 9287000, 25645558; Product type t : transporter) gives MLLTSAQTFLMIIATALGAIVTRFTPFLLFPEMKEPPKIITYLGKVLPPAMMGLLVIYCLRNVSVQGSAHGIPELISILAIIALQKWKSNALLSIGVGTALYMFFVQVVFY, from the coding sequence ATGTTGTTAACATCAGCACAGACGTTTTTGATGATTATAGCAACTGCTTTGGGGGCGATTGTAACAAGGTTTACCCCATTTCTGCTATTCCCCGAAATGAAAGAGCCGCCCAAAATAATTACATATTTAGGAAAAGTTCTTCCGCCTGCTATGATGGGTCTCCTGGTCATCTATTGTTTGAGAAATGTTTCAGTACAAGGTTCAGCGCACGGAATCCCGGAACTGATTTCAATTCTAGCTATTATAGCTCTGCAAAAATGGAAAAGCAATGCACTGTTAAGTATAGGAGTCGGAACCGCTCTATATATGTTCTTTGTACAGGTGGTATTTTATTAA
- the azlC gene encoding branched-chain amino acid / methionine exporter (Evidence 2a : Function from experimental evidences in other organisms; PubMedId : 9287000, 15849754, 16850406, 25645558; Product type t : transporter), translating to MEKIKRKSFQKAFISAFPHTVPVLTGFLMLGIAYGVLMQTKGYGTLWAVLMSAIAYCGSMQFVAITLLTVAFNPFQAFMLSLMVNARQLFYGISMLDKYKGLGKAKGFLIYTLCDETFSICSSITLPDGVNRKYFYLSISLLNYSYWVLGTALGGIVGNFITFNTNGLDFALTALFVVLFLEQMKKKENRISGFIGLAGTIIGLSLFGADNLVIPSMLIILAILLAGRKKICC from the coding sequence ATGGAAAAAATAAAAAGAAAATCTTTTCAAAAGGCGTTTATATCGGCTTTTCCACATACAGTTCCCGTTTTAACAGGTTTTTTGATGCTAGGAATAGCTTATGGTGTTCTGATGCAAACAAAAGGTTATGGAACATTATGGGCAGTACTAATGAGCGCAATCGCCTATTGCGGAAGTATGCAATTTGTTGCAATTACCCTTCTAACAGTTGCCTTTAACCCATTTCAGGCATTTATGCTTAGTCTGATGGTCAATGCAAGACAATTATTTTATGGGATTTCGATGTTGGACAAATATAAAGGTCTTGGAAAAGCGAAAGGTTTTCTGATTTATACTCTTTGCGATGAAACTTTTTCAATTTGTTCCAGTATAACATTGCCCGACGGAGTAAATCGAAAATATTTCTATTTATCCATTTCACTGCTAAATTATAGTTATTGGGTACTTGGAACTGCCTTGGGCGGAATTGTGGGAAACTTTATAACCTTTAATACAAACGGTCTTGATTTCGCTTTAACCGCTTTATTCGTTGTGCTTTTTCTGGAACAAATGAAAAAGAAGGAAAACCGAATTTCTGGGTTCATTGGCCTTGCAGGAACAATCATTGGTTTAAGTCTATTTGGGGCTGATAATCTTGTAATACCATCCATGCTGATTATTCTGGCTATCCTGCTGGCAGGGAGGAAAAAGATATGTTGTTAA